The proteins below come from a single Thermanaerothrix sp. genomic window:
- a CDS encoding PAS domain-containing protein, giving the protein MHYKMRKGIPMQEGQHTKGGPRDLNWFLEGHRGLIIGFPKGMIVLSPRGEVALCNRAALNLLGFDPSTECERLQDLEAFTFNGDVEVSLDEALNEALSRGSFDSNCLIKTPWGALRPLNLSVTPIKNPDGETIGLLCILTGLDELWKRQEELKESDRRHRELFTLLRTMCDNVPDMIWAKDLNKRYIFANRALAEKLLNAKDTDEPIGKTDLFFATRERESHPEDPQWHTFGEICQDSDLLTLEAMAPSRFDEWGNVKGKFLFLDVHKAPFFDQNGMLIGTVGCGRDITKEKAMEQELLESRRRLKLALECGDIYAWEWDIPGGTITVNPSPDDEGDGVSSPSEEVVFGRIHPEDAPEVRAKVDEVLADNHGTFDHIFRRRNRLGQWEWIWCKGAVVERQEGRPTRITGVARNVSERMEAIRALSRSESRYRALFEGSMDGLLVLGSDSLLIVEANGAARRLLGRDDPIGLKVLFYPISGEAERPLTAQELADRIGSTPLEVFASVSGGAPSPVEVLAKWIDLNEGQRGILVILRNLAPVLKMRTQLLQAHKMRALSTMAEGMGHELNNILAPLQGYSEMGLSGMMPPETCFAKILDGVKRARELTMKLMMTNRPPVEAPDTIDLREFVERHVPILSESAPEGISVSWSVPDRPLPVRLIMEHARQVLLHLWSNAIWAVSPGGRIEISLREANVDPSQAALNPNLSEGSYAVLSVRDDGCGMDEVTKARAPEPFFSSRVPLGSGLGLSVVHGLITHHQGAVVIESTPNEGTTVHLYIPLCGR; this is encoded by the coding sequence GTTTCGATCCCTCGACGGAATGCGAAAGACTTCAAGACCTTGAGGCCTTCACCTTCAACGGCGACGTGGAGGTCTCCCTTGATGAGGCATTGAATGAGGCCCTAAGCCGGGGCAGCTTCGACTCCAACTGTCTCATCAAAACGCCATGGGGGGCCTTAAGACCCCTTAACCTGAGTGTGACCCCCATCAAGAACCCAGATGGGGAGACCATAGGGCTGCTGTGCATACTCACGGGCCTTGACGAGCTTTGGAAGCGGCAGGAGGAGCTCAAGGAAAGCGACAGGAGGCACCGGGAGCTGTTCACGCTTCTTAGGACCATGTGCGACAACGTGCCGGACATGATATGGGCCAAGGACCTCAACAAGCGCTACATATTCGCCAACCGGGCGCTGGCGGAAAAGCTCCTGAACGCCAAGGACACCGACGAGCCCATAGGCAAGACGGACCTTTTCTTCGCCACCCGGGAGAGGGAGTCCCATCCGGAGGACCCCCAGTGGCACACCTTCGGGGAGATATGCCAGGACTCGGACCTGTTGACCTTGGAGGCCATGGCCCCGAGCCGTTTCGACGAGTGGGGCAACGTGAAGGGCAAGTTCCTGTTCCTGGACGTCCACAAGGCCCCCTTCTTCGACCAAAACGGGATGCTCATAGGCACCGTGGGCTGCGGCAGGGACATAACCAAGGAGAAGGCCATGGAGCAGGAGCTCCTTGAAAGCCGTCGCAGGCTCAAGCTGGCGTTGGAGTGCGGGGACATATACGCCTGGGAGTGGGACATACCCGGCGGCACCATCACGGTGAACCCTTCGCCCGATGACGAAGGGGACGGCGTTTCCTCCCCCTCCGAGGAGGTCGTCTTCGGCAGGATACACCCGGAGGACGCACCGGAGGTGAGGGCTAAGGTGGACGAGGTCCTGGCGGACAACCACGGCACCTTCGACCACATATTCCGCCGCCGGAACAGGCTTGGCCAGTGGGAGTGGATATGGTGCAAGGGGGCGGTGGTGGAGCGCCAGGAGGGACGTCCCACGAGGATAACCGGCGTAGCCCGCAACGTGTCGGAGCGGATGGAGGCCATAAGGGCCCTCTCAAGGTCCGAGTCCCGCTACCGGGCGTTGTTCGAGGGCTCCATGGACGGCCTGTTGGTGCTGGGAAGCGACAGCCTTCTCATAGTGGAGGCCAACGGAGCCGCCAGGCGGCTCTTGGGCAGGGACGATCCCATAGGGCTCAAGGTGCTCTTCTACCCCATCTCCGGCGAAGCAGAGCGCCCCTTGACAGCCCAGGAGCTGGCGGACAGGATCGGAAGCACTCCCCTTGAGGTCTTCGCCTCCGTCTCCGGCGGCGCCCCATCTCCGGTGGAGGTGCTGGCCAAGTGGATCGACCTTAACGAGGGACAAAGGGGCATCCTGGTGATATTAAGGAACCTGGCACCGGTACTCAAGATGCGCACCCAGCTCCTCCAGGCCCACAAGATGAGGGCCCTTTCCACCATGGCGGAGGGCATGGGGCACGAGCTGAACAACATCTTAGCCCCCCTCCAGGGCTACTCGGAGATGGGGCTTTCGGGCATGATGCCGCCTGAGACATGCTTCGCCAAGATATTGGACGGAGTCAAGAGGGCTAGGGAGCTCACCATGAAGCTCATGATGACGAACCGCCCCCCCGTGGAGGCGCCGGATACCATCGACCTCAGGGAATTCGTGGAGCGCCACGTGCCCATATTGTCGGAGAGCGCCCCGGAGGGCATATCGGTTTCCTGGTCCGTCCCGGACCGGCCCCTTCCCGTGCGGCTAATCATGGAGCACGCAAGGCAGGTGCTGCTCCACCTTTGGTCCAACGCCATATGGGCGGTGTCCCCCGGGGGCCGCATAGAGATATCCCTCCGGGAGGCCAATGTGGACCCCTCCCAGGCGGCCCTTAACCCCAACCTGTCGGAGGGTTCTTACGCGGTGCTTTCCGTGCGGGACGACGGATGCGGAATGGACGAGGTCACCAAGGCCAGGGCGCCGGAGCCGTTCTTCTCCTCCCGGGTGCCCTTAGGCTCCGGACTTGGGCTCTCGGTGGTCCACGGGCTCATAACCCACCACCAGGGGGCGGTGGTCATAGAGTCCACTCCCAACGAGGGCACCACGGTTCACCTGTACATACCCCTTTGCGGCCGATGA
- a CDS encoding DUF4139 domain-containing protein yields MVEVAEPLKGPAGQGPWRLPKAIRPLMAAGLMMFLVVPKSAAEDVRPALEAHVYPNGATAVFKTPVNRLEEVLLPSSYGRDSISVAMEGGTVSSVSIRQERRPGWVPPALKEEAKELEGLKGRTRELQLAIAARAVALRAFDAGAPKGGAASQWEAKRISMQREMMSWQDQLQALKAKADQLQEEMDQRSPKGRDLLNRVVIRGNGTARLSAFTEDASWRTRYRVDVDPSGKVALTEELLISQKSGIDWHGAIVCHTASPRESNWTPEISPWVVNFSAPVALFRTAALKGAPELMDAKEASFEASTEDLTFTANGLVPGTGEEVSITSGRFNLQGSVEVTLIPLISSTAFMEVSTSPLGRIIPGGEAWVTVGGIPTGKAAIPFTPKGEGLRFSGGKVPGVTASREETIKTRSSEGDRNFIKGGTIIRVFNGLDKTMTVALKDRVPFPADGSIKVSYSCSVREDSYDQGILTWKLDIPPGSSREVKVEYKITYPKGKELDI; encoded by the coding sequence GTGGTTGAAGTGGCAGAACCTTTGAAAGGCCCGGCGGGGCAAGGCCCCTGGCGGCTTCCCAAGGCCATAAGGCCCCTTATGGCGGCGGGCTTGATGATGTTTCTCGTGGTGCCAAAAAGCGCCGCCGAGGATGTAAGACCCGCCTTAGAGGCCCACGTGTACCCCAACGGGGCCACCGCGGTCTTCAAGACGCCGGTAAACCGTCTGGAGGAGGTGTTGCTGCCCTCTTCCTACGGGAGGGACTCCATATCGGTGGCCATGGAGGGCGGCACCGTAAGCTCCGTCTCGATCCGGCAGGAGAGGCGTCCCGGGTGGGTGCCGCCGGCCCTCAAGGAGGAGGCGAAGGAGCTGGAGGGGTTGAAGGGACGGACCCGGGAGCTGCAGCTAGCCATAGCCGCCAGGGCCGTGGCCCTAAGGGCCTTCGACGCGGGAGCTCCAAAGGGCGGGGCCGCATCCCAGTGGGAGGCCAAGCGCATAAGCATGCAGCGGGAGATGATGTCCTGGCAGGACCAGCTACAGGCTCTAAAGGCCAAGGCGGACCAGCTCCAGGAGGAGATGGACCAAAGGAGCCCTAAGGGACGGGACCTGCTGAACCGGGTGGTTATAAGGGGGAACGGCACCGCCCGGCTGTCGGCCTTCACCGAGGACGCGTCCTGGAGGACCCGGTACCGGGTGGACGTGGACCCCTCCGGCAAGGTGGCCCTCACCGAGGAGCTTCTGATATCCCAGAAGAGCGGCATCGACTGGCATGGCGCCATAGTATGCCACACCGCGTCACCTAGGGAGTCCAACTGGACCCCGGAGATCTCCCCCTGGGTAGTAAACTTCTCCGCCCCGGTGGCGCTCTTCAGGACCGCCGCGCTCAAGGGCGCTCCTGAGCTTATGGACGCCAAGGAAGCCTCCTTTGAAGCCTCCACGGAGGACCTCACCTTCACCGCCAACGGCCTGGTGCCCGGCACAGGGGAGGAGGTCTCCATCACCAGCGGCAGGTTCAACCTGCAGGGATCGGTGGAGGTCACCCTAATCCCTCTCATCTCCTCCACGGCGTTCATGGAGGTCTCCACCTCACCGTTGGGAAGGATAATCCCCGGCGGCGAGGCGTGGGTCACGGTGGGCGGCATACCCACCGGCAAGGCGGCCATACCCTTCACCCCCAAGGGGGAAGGGCTTCGGTTCTCCGGCGGGAAGGTACCAGGCGTCACCGCATCCAGGGAGGAAACCATAAAAACCCGCAGCTCCGAGGGGGACCGGAACTTCATAAAGGGCGGCACCATCATCCGGGTCTTCAACGGCCTTGATAAGACCATGACGGTGGCCCTCAAGGACCGGGTGCCGTTCCCCGCCGACGGCTCCATAAAGGTTTCCTACTCCTGCTCCGTAAGGGAGGACTCTTACGATCAGGGGATACTCACCTGGAAGCTGGACATACCCCCCGGTTCCTCCAGGGAGGTAAAGGTGGAATACAAGATTACCTATCCAAAGGGAAAGGAACTGGACATTTAG
- a CDS encoding histidine phosphatase family protein, with the protein MIDKLFLVRHGRPAVPEGVMIGSRSDPDLSPEGKEEAGKLKALLGRLGALGLPCVSSPALRCLRTAKIAGLTPRVVDGLRELDLGLWDGLAKEQVMRDWPELFAQRGRDLEGVRPPMGESFADLAERVLGAFHELDGAFDGGLVVIGHRGALWALACSLTRLPLGLYGVIEHRHCGVHLLKRGERGFRLEAANLSPLLV; encoded by the coding sequence TTGATAGATAAGCTGTTTCTTGTAAGGCACGGAAGGCCGGCGGTGCCTGAGGGCGTCATGATCGGCTCAAGGTCCGATCCGGACCTCTCGCCGGAGGGTAAGGAGGAGGCTGGAAAACTTAAGGCCCTTCTTGGGCGGCTTGGGGCCTTGGGGCTTCCATGCGTCTCAAGCCCCGCCCTTAGGTGTCTTAGGACCGCCAAGATCGCGGGTCTCACCCCCCGTGTGGTGGATGGCCTTAGGGAGCTGGACCTTGGGCTCTGGGACGGCCTTGCGAAGGAGCAGGTGATGAGGGACTGGCCGGAGCTCTTCGCCCAGCGTGGAAGGGACCTTGAGGGGGTAAGGCCCCCCATGGGGGAGAGCTTCGCCGACCTGGCGGAGAGGGTGCTTGGGGCCTTCCATGAGCTTGATGGGGCCTTTGATGGCGGGCTTGTGGTGATAGGGCACCGGGGCGCCCTGTGGGCCCTTGCGTGTTCGCTTACCCGCCTTCCCCTGGGGCTTTACGGGGTAATCGAGCACCGCCACTGCGGGGTTCACCTTTTGAAAAGAGGGGAAAGGGGTTTCCGCCTGGAGGCGGCGAACCTCTCTCCCCTCTTAGTGTAA
- a CDS encoding TetR/AcrR family transcriptional regulator, translating into MRLSGKKRDLLEAVTREALYDAAVKILKEEGWKGLTMEKLAQGAGVAKGTIYNYFESKGDVLFFVMKRNGGITAEKLSEISKDVLEGRVSASRGLEEALEVAASGMYRNRHVIAAIGRAFEEDPSLMARKREKMCCDGDHPLGIIRRCMKDIIAAGVKDGSLRAVDPDMAETIIHCTMMGLGRLFAVEGVDSGLPADRIGGFLKTMILHGLTAKAEGVTG; encoded by the coding sequence TTGAGACTTTCGGGAAAGAAGCGGGACCTTCTGGAGGCGGTTACCAGGGAGGCCCTGTACGACGCGGCGGTGAAGATACTCAAGGAGGAGGGATGGAAGGGGTTAACCATGGAGAAGCTAGCCCAAGGAGCCGGCGTGGCCAAGGGCACCATCTACAACTACTTCGAGAGCAAGGGGGACGTGCTCTTCTTCGTGATGAAGCGCAACGGGGGCATCACCGCCGAGAAGCTCTCGGAGATATCCAAAGACGTGCTTGAGGGGAGGGTTTCGGCCTCCAGGGGCCTTGAGGAGGCGCTGGAGGTGGCAGCTTCGGGCATGTACAGGAACAGGCACGTGATCGCCGCCATCGGCAGGGCTTTCGAGGAGGACCCCTCCCTCATGGCCCGCAAGAGGGAGAAAATGTGCTGCGATGGGGATCATCCGTTGGGGATCATAAGGCGCTGCATGAAGGACATAATAGCGGCGGGGGTCAAGGACGGGAGCTTACGCGCCGTGGACCCGGACATGGCGGAGACNATAATCCACTGCACCATGATGGGGCTTGGAAGGCTCTTCGCCGTGGAGGGGGTAGACAGCGGCTTGCCGGCGGACAGGATAGGGGGATTTCTTAAGACCATGATACTCCACGGACTCACAGCGAAGGCGGAAGGGGTGACAGGATGA
- a CDS encoding XdhC/CoxI family protein, with translation MDLKLLKIVNDEVSCGGIGVLCTVVDEIGSSPRSRGSSMWVRLDGSIAGTVGGGLLEHQVIQKALDMIAKGESCATFTKDLNAADGMVCGGKVTVYLEVLGGEDQVVVFGAGHVGKAIADLARYLGFSVAVWDDREEFANKERFPYAEVYAGSLDDFMRDFTSNRRTYIVVCTRGHALDSEVVRLLEPKDAAYIGLIGSKSKLIALKESLLFNGVSEAHFERIFKPVGIPIGAETPEEIALSVMAEIVAVKRRANLDSLRASWWD, from the coding sequence TTGGATCTGAAGCTTCTTAAGATCGTGAACGACGAGGTAAGTTGTGGAGGTATCGGGGTTCTCTGCACCGTGGTGGACGAGATTGGTTCCTCCCCCAGGAGCAGGGGCTCCTCCATGTGGGTTCGCCTTGACGGTTCCATAGCTGGTACCGTGGGCGGGGGCCTTTTGGAGCACCAGGTGATCCAAAAGGCCTTGGATATGATAGCCAAGGGTGAGTCCTGCGCCACCTTCACCAAGGATCTCAACGCTGCGGACGGCATGGTGTGCGGCGGGAAGGTGACCGTGTACCTTGAAGTGCTTGGCGGTGAGGACCAGGTGGTGGTGTTCGGGGCCGGCCACGTGGGCAAGGCCATAGCGGATCTTGCCCGGTACCTTGGGTTCTCAGTGGCGGTTTGGGACGACCGGGAGGAGTTCGCCAACAAGGAGCGGTTCCCATACGCTGAGGTGTACGCCGGATCCTTGGATGATTTCATGCGGGACTTCACGTCCAACCGCAGGACCTACATAGTGGTATGCACCAGGGGTCATGCCCTGGACTCCGAGGTGGTGCGCCTTCTGGAGCCCAAGGATGCCGCCTACATAGGGCTCATAGGCTCCAAGAGCAAGCTGATCGCCCTGAAGGAATCGCTGCTCTTCAACGGCGTGAGCGAGGCCCACTTCGAGCGCATATTCAAGCCCGTCGGAATCCCCATAGGGGCCGAGACCCCGGAGGAGATAGCCCTTTCCGTCATGGCTGAGATAGTGGCGGTTAAGAGGAGGGCCAACCTGGATTCCCTTAGGGCCTCCTGGTGGGATTGA
- a CDS encoding NTP transferase domain-containing protein: MSTRLGGLVLLGGYSSRMGRFKPGLDLGGATAVERCVKLLSSAGADPVVAVVGHNREEAESLALSAGASPVFNPLYPSGMFSSVRRGVEALMGAGVEGAFVFPVDVPLVRPCTVRALADRFKALQSSGHLDALIPAFRGKTGHPPVISRRRFVDILSFQGEGGLRALMEENRWKLETLAVFDSHVLLDMDTPEDLDLILSRLHRMEIPDREECLEMLNIYGTPSDAVSHSLAVCGAAMKMADALLSKGVQLDVPLLEAGCLLHDIAKGNGDHEAAGESFLKGLGFERLGDMVGSHRDLPERVRTLEAEVLFLADKSVKGTGFITLEDRLHVMRVRFKDDPMALAGAERRIGLAMEIRRKVEALSGAKLEEILSLDR; this comes from the coding sequence ATGTCCACGAGGCTTGGGGGGCTGGTGCTCCTTGGGGGCTACTCCAGCCGCATGGGCCGTTTCAAGCCCGGGCTTGACTTGGGCGGCGCCACGGCGGTTGAGCGCTGCGTAAAGCTCCTGTCCTCCGCTGGAGCGGACCCGGTGGTGGCGGTGGTAGGCCACAACCGGGAGGAAGCGGAGAGCCTGGCGCTTTCCGCCGGGGCTTCGCCGGTCTTCAACCCCCTCTATCCTTCCGGCATGTTCTCGTCGGTCCGGCGGGGCGTGGAGGCCCTCATGGGTGCCGGAGTGGAAGGGGCCTTCGTGTTCCCCGTGGACGTCCCCTTGGTGAGGCCCTGCACCGTAAGGGCCCTGGCGGATAGGTTCAAGGCCCTCCAAAGCTCTGGACATCTGGACGCGCTCATCCCCGCCTTCAGGGGTAAGACCGGGCACCCTCCGGTCATATCCCGCCGCAGGTTCGTCGACATCCTAAGCTTCCAAGGGGAGGGGGGGCTTAGGGCCCTTATGGAGGAGAACCGCTGGAAGCTTGAGACCCTGGCGGTCTTCGACAGCCACGTGCTTCTGGACATGGACACCCCTGAGGACCTTGACCTCATCCTCTCCCGACTTCACAGGATGGAGATCCCAGATCGGGAGGAGTGCCTTGAGATGCTGAACATATACGGCACCCCCAGCGATGCGGTGTCCCACTCGCTTGCGGTGTGCGGCGCCGCCATGAAGATGGCCGATGCCCTTCTCTCAAAGGGCGTCCAGCTGGACGTTCCGCTGCTGGAGGCGGGGTGTCTGCTTCACGACATTGCAAAGGGCAACGGGGACCACGAGGCGGCGGGGGAGTCCTTCCTCAAGGGGCTTGGCTTTGAGCGCCTTGGGGACATGGTGGGATCCCACCGGGACCTGCCGGAGAGGGTGAGGACGTTGGAGGCGGAGGTGCTGTTCTTGGCGGACAAGTCCGTGAAGGGCACCGGTTTCATCACCCTGGAGGATAGGCTTCATGTGATGCGCGTTAGGTTCAAGGATGACCCAATGGCCCTTGCGGGGGCGGAGCGCCGGATAGGCCTTGCCATGGAGATACGCCGTAAGGTGGAGGCCCTTTCGGGTGCGAAACTTGAGGAGATACTGAGCCTTGATAGATAA